From Draconibacterium halophilum, one genomic window encodes:
- a CDS encoding lipocalin family protein, whose amino-acid sequence MIKQIGIRKKTIFQGSWHHVIVLISLISSGLFSSCAGQKQTIDNSVVEELNLQRYLGTWYEIARYDHRFERGLVGVTANYSMRPDGKIKVVNSGYKNTLDGEYTESVGKAKIPDPVNEPAKLKVSFFWFFYGDYYVMELDEDYQWAVIGSSSDKYLWILSRTPQMNPDVYNDLLQRIANRGYDTSELIKVKQKV is encoded by the coding sequence ATGATTAAACAAATTGGTATAAGAAAAAAGACAATATTTCAGGGAAGCTGGCATCATGTTATCGTTTTGATCAGTTTGATATCAAGCGGTTTATTTTCCAGTTGTGCGGGACAAAAACAAACAATTGACAATAGTGTAGTTGAAGAACTAAACCTTCAAAGATACCTGGGAACCTGGTACGAAATTGCCCGTTACGATCATCGTTTTGAACGAGGACTCGTGGGAGTTACTGCTAACTATTCGATGCGCCCCGATGGTAAAATTAAAGTGGTGAACAGCGGTTATAAAAACACACTCGATGGCGAGTACACTGAATCCGTAGGAAAAGCCAAAATACCAGATCCTGTGAATGAACCGGCAAAATTAAAGGTCTCCTTTTTCTGGTTTTTTTATGGCGATTATTACGTGATGGAACTGGATGAGGATTACCAGTGGGCAGTTATTGGCAGCAGCTCCGACAAATACCTTTGGATATTGAGCCGAACACCACAAATGAACCCCGATGTATACAACGATTTGCTGCAACGCATTGCCAATCGTGGTTACGATACTTCGGAATTGATAAAAGTGAAGCAAAAAGTATAA